The proteins below come from a single Hyphomicrobiales bacterium genomic window:
- a CDS encoding RidA family protein, with protein MHRQLHPKDWKAAKGYANGIVAEGRTVYLAGQVGWNGEEVFETSEFVGQVEQALRNIVAILAEAGGKPEHIVRLTWFVTDKQDYLTRTREVGEAYRRVIGRHFPAMSLVQVAGLVEDGAKVEIEATAVLS; from the coding sequence ATGCATCGACAGCTTCACCCCAAGGACTGGAAGGCTGCAAAGGGGTACGCCAACGGTATCGTTGCTGAAGGCCGTACCGTCTACCTCGCCGGCCAAGTCGGCTGGAACGGCGAGGAGGTTTTTGAGACCAGCGAATTCGTCGGCCAGGTCGAACAGGCGCTCCGCAACATTGTCGCAATCCTGGCGGAAGCGGGCGGGAAGCCGGAGCACATTGTCCGTCTGACCTGGTTCGTCACCGACAAGCAGGATTATTTGACCCGAACCCGAGAGGTCGGTGAAGCCTATCGCCGCGTGATCGGGCGCCATTTTCCGGCCATGTCCCTGGTCCAGGTGGCCGGCCTCGTCGAGGATGGTGCGAAAGTGGAGATCGAGGCCACGGCTGTGCTGTCATGA
- a CDS encoding ABC transporter ATP-binding protein, with translation MAEPLLQLSGIRAGYGEAVVLDGISLAVPEGGSLAILGRNGVGKSTLLLTIMGYTQLIRGSVTLRGRDITKSPPHRRARAGLGWIPQERDVFASLTVHENLTVAARPGRWTLAGVYDLFPRLAERREQKGNHLSGGEQQMLAIARTLMTNPDLLLLDEPLEGLAPIVVEELARAIGRMAAEDSMALILVEQLAAIALSLTHEAIVIERGVITHQGASARLLGDTELLDRLIGVNLTEAE, from the coding sequence ATGGCTGAGCCCCTGCTCCAGCTTTCCGGGATCCGCGCCGGCTACGGCGAGGCCGTCGTGCTCGACGGCATCTCGCTTGCCGTGCCGGAAGGCGGCAGTCTTGCGATCCTCGGCCGCAACGGCGTCGGCAAGTCGACCCTGCTTCTCACCATCATGGGCTATACCCAGCTCATCCGCGGCAGCGTGACCTTGCGCGGCCGCGACATCACCAAGAGCCCCCCGCACCGGCGCGCCCGCGCCGGCCTTGGCTGGATCCCGCAGGAACGCGACGTCTTCGCCTCGCTCACCGTCCATGAAAACTTGACGGTCGCCGCCAGGCCTGGACGCTGGACGCTTGCCGGCGTCTACGATCTCTTTCCGCGGCTTGCCGAGCGGCGTGAGCAGAAGGGCAACCATCTTTCGGGGGGCGAGCAGCAGATGCTCGCGATCGCCCGCACGCTGATGACCAATCCCGATCTGCTTCTCCTCGACGAGCCGCTTGAAGGACTGGCGCCGATCGTCGTGGAAGAACTCGCCCGCGCCATTGGCCGGATGGCCGCGGAGGACAGCATGGCGCTGATCCTGGTGGAGCAGCTCGCCGCGATCGCGCTCAGCCTGACCCACGAGGCGATTGTCATCGAACGCGGGGTAATCACCCATCAGGGAGCCTCGGCCCGGCTTCTGGGCGACACCGAGCTTCTCGATCGTCTCATCGGCGTCAATCTTACCGAGGCTGAATGA
- a CDS encoding ABC transporter ATP-binding protein: MRILRMAMRHRLRMTVGVVCTVIAAYFQLLIPQYLGSAVNYAQGLLASTATSPEEAKAALWTAGLLLFGAGVLRGVFTMLHNYQGEAIGQSIGYELRLAYFEKLQRLSFAFHDRVHSGDLITRGMLDIEGVRRFVDGAMLRTIVLVVLLSYGGYKLMSADLLLGSLALSFVPIVAWRAAISRLWLRRIWRALQERLSVVTRIMEENLGGIRVVRAFAAQDHELKRFDYASDEAIAMAMRRIQIRYSNAAIMSFSYYAAMGLVLWVGGHKIIAGAITVGTLAEFLAFMAILQQPVRQIGMIVNSTARALVSGGRVFEILDMEPAVKDKPDAKPLKLTEGVLRFDNVGFAYQDEADETPALHNVSFEVRPGKALGIVGPPGSGKSTIAHLIPRFYDVTSGRIAIDGQDIRDVTLDSLREAVGVVQQDTFLFTASVDNNVAYGDPAAERERVVDAADSAQLHEYIARLPRGYETLIGERGVTLSGGQRQRLSIARSMLLTPSIIVFDDSTASVDAATEHRIRAALKEMTSERATIIVSHRLSSLMHADEILFMDKGRIVERGSHEALMRQGGRYKELYNLQVAYGNDPDIDVPRREPQTA, from the coding sequence ATGCGGATTCTGCGCATGGCCATGCGCCACCGCCTGCGCATGACCGTCGGGGTCGTCTGCACCGTAATCGCTGCCTATTTCCAGTTGCTGATCCCGCAATATCTCGGATCGGCCGTTAACTATGCCCAAGGCCTGCTGGCCTCGACGGCGACAAGTCCGGAGGAGGCGAAGGCGGCGCTGTGGACAGCGGGGTTGTTGCTGTTCGGCGCCGGCGTGCTGCGCGGCGTCTTTACCATGCTCCACAACTATCAGGGCGAGGCCATCGGCCAGAGCATCGGCTACGAGCTGCGGCTGGCCTATTTCGAGAAGCTGCAGCGCCTGAGCTTTGCCTTCCACGATCGCGTGCATTCGGGCGATCTCATCACCCGTGGCATGCTGGACATCGAGGGTGTGCGCCGGTTCGTCGACGGGGCGATGCTGAGGACCATCGTCCTCGTCGTTCTCCTGAGCTATGGCGGGTACAAGCTGATGAGCGCGGACCTGCTGCTGGGGTCTTTGGCGCTCAGTTTCGTACCCATCGTGGCTTGGCGCGCTGCCATATCGCGCCTCTGGCTGCGGCGCATCTGGCGCGCCCTGCAGGAGCGTCTGTCGGTTGTAACCCGCATCATGGAGGAGAATCTGGGCGGCATCCGCGTGGTGCGTGCCTTCGCGGCCCAGGACCACGAGCTTAAGCGGTTCGACTACGCCTCCGATGAGGCCATTGCCATGGCCATGCGGCGTATCCAAATCCGCTACAGCAATGCCGCGATCATGTCCTTTTCCTATTACGCCGCCATGGGCCTGGTGCTCTGGGTCGGCGGCCATAAGATCATCGCCGGTGCGATCACCGTGGGCACCCTGGCGGAGTTCCTGGCCTTCATGGCGATCCTGCAGCAGCCGGTGCGCCAGATCGGCATGATCGTGAATTCCACCGCGCGGGCCCTGGTCTCCGGCGGCCGTGTCTTCGAGATTCTCGACATGGAACCGGCGGTCAAGGACAAGCCCGACGCCAAGCCTCTGAAGCTGACCGAAGGTGTGCTTCGGTTCGATAATGTCGGCTTCGCTTACCAGGACGAAGCCGACGAGACTCCCGCTCTTCACAATGTTTCTTTCGAAGTCCGCCCCGGCAAGGCGCTGGGGATCGTCGGTCCGCCGGGCAGCGGCAAGTCGACCATCGCCCACCTGATCCCCCGCTTCTACGATGTCACCAGCGGACGGATCGCCATTGACGGCCAGGACATCCGCGACGTGACCCTAGATTCTCTGCGCGAGGCGGTCGGTGTCGTGCAGCAGGACACATTTCTGTTCACCGCGTCGGTCGACAACAATGTCGCTTACGGCGACCCGGCCGCGGAAAGGGAACGCGTCGTCGACGCCGCCGATTCCGCGCAACTGCACGAATATATCGCCCGTCTGCCACGCGGCTACGAGACCCTGATCGGCGAGCGCGGCGTCACTCTTTCCGGCGGGCAGCGCCAGCGGCTCTCGATCGCGCGAAGCATGCTGCTTACGCCATCCATCATTGTGTTCGACGATTCGACGGCTTCGGTCGACGCGGCGACGGAACACCGTATCCGTGCGGCGCTCAAGGAAATGACCAGTGAGAGGGCAACCATCATCGTGTCTCACCGCTTGAGCTCGCTCATGCACGCCGACGAGATCCTGTTCATGGACAAAGGCCGCATCGTCGAGCGCGGCTCCCACGAGGCGCTCATGAGGCAGGGTGGCCGGTACAAGGAGCTCTACAATCTCCAGGTGGCGTATGGCAACGATCCGGATATCGATGTCCCCCGGCGCGAGCCCCAGACCGCTTAA
- a CDS encoding CocE/NonD family hydrolase — protein sequence MREHDPHYLFCAPLARPEEKGGAPPRHRRRVEDGVLIENDVAIQLRDGVTVYADIYRPADESRAPPIIAWGPYGKHGHTRYSRNFPRADVNDEHLSRYTAFEAPDPFYWVRRDYVVINVDPRGTWYSEGDATYLSPEEAQDFYDVIEWAGTQPWSNGKVGLSGVSYLTSSQWRVAELNPPHLAAINPWEGWTDTYRKVARHGGIPETSFWPYLPGRWGHGVNRVEDLRRETAEHPFYDDFWRSKTADFSKVAVPAFVVASWTDQALHTRGTLEGFKHIRSEQKWLEVHGRKKWAHYYDPESVRRQQVFFDHFLKGIDNEIADWPRVRLEVRRRYYVGDFRAEAEWPIARGDYTALYLDAGSGRMTHEAVGAESRVDYDATKRGEHAGRAVFDIAFDQPTELVGHMKLKLWVTTDRGDDMDLFVAIQKLDASGAVVPFAYYAQFEDGPVALGWLRVSHRELDPALSTPFQPVLRHQRELKIAPGEIVPLEIEIWPSGTRFDAGESLRLVVQGSDIYDYPKPSVYARHEDLLNEGEHVIHTGGKYDSHLLVPVIPD from the coding sequence CATCCAGCTGCGCGACGGTGTGACCGTCTATGCCGACATCTATCGGCCGGCGGACGAGTCACGGGCGCCGCCGATAATCGCCTGGGGACCGTACGGCAAGCACGGCCACACCCGCTACAGCCGAAACTTCCCGAGGGCCGATGTCAATGACGAGCATCTGTCGCGCTATACCGCGTTCGAGGCGCCTGACCCGTTCTATTGGGTGCGGCGCGACTATGTGGTCATCAATGTCGATCCGCGCGGCACTTGGTATTCAGAAGGCGATGCCACCTATCTGTCGCCTGAAGAGGCGCAGGACTTTTACGACGTCATCGAATGGGCCGGCACGCAGCCCTGGTCGAACGGCAAGGTCGGGCTTTCCGGCGTCTCCTACCTCACCTCCTCGCAGTGGCGGGTTGCCGAACTCAACCCGCCGCACCTGGCGGCCATCAATCCCTGGGAGGGCTGGACCGACACCTACCGCAAGGTCGCCCGCCACGGCGGCATCCCGGAAACCTCGTTCTGGCCGTATCTGCCGGGGCGCTGGGGACATGGCGTCAACCGGGTGGAGGATCTGCGCCGGGAAACGGCGGAGCACCCCTTCTACGACGATTTCTGGAGGTCGAAGACGGCGGACTTTTCGAAAGTCGCCGTGCCGGCCTTCGTCGTGGCGAGCTGGACTGACCAGGCGCTGCACACGCGCGGCACGCTCGAGGGATTCAAGCATATCCGATCTGAGCAGAAATGGCTCGAGGTGCATGGCCGCAAGAAATGGGCGCACTACTATGACCCTGAAAGCGTCCGCCGCCAGCAGGTCTTCTTCGACCATTTCCTGAAAGGGATCGACAATGAGATCGCCGACTGGCCGCGCGTGCGGCTGGAGGTGCGCCGGCGCTACTACGTCGGCGACTTTCGCGCCGAGGCCGAATGGCCGATCGCGCGCGGCGACTATACGGCCCTCTATCTCGATGCCGGATCGGGGCGGATGACGCACGAAGCTGTCGGCGCCGAAAGCCGTGTCGACTACGACGCGACGAAACGCGGGGAGCATGCGGGCCGCGCCGTCTTCGATATTGCCTTCGACCAGCCGACCGAACTTGTCGGCCACATGAAGCTGAAACTGTGGGTCACGACCGACAGGGGCGACGACATGGATCTCTTCGTCGCAATCCAGAAACTGGATGCAAGCGGCGCCGTCGTGCCCTTTGCCTACTACGCCCAGTTCGAGGACGGGCCGGTGGCGCTCGGCTGGCTTCGCGTCTCGCACCGCGAGCTCGACCCCGCGCTCTCGACGCCGTTCCAGCCGGTGCTCAGGCACCAGCGCGAGCTGAAGATAGCGCCCGGCGAAATCGTGCCGCTGGAGATCGAAATCTGGCCGTCGGGGACCCGGTTCGATGCCGGCGAAAGCCTGCGCCTCGTCGTCCAGGGCTCGGACATCTACGATTACCCGAAGCCGAGCGTCTATGCCCGCCACGAGGACCTGCTGAATGAAGGCGAGCATGTCATCCACACGGGCGGAAAATACGATTCCCATCTGCTCGTGCCGGTGATCCCGGATTGA
- a CDS encoding benzoate-CoA ligase family protein, translating into MLGPSAHIDTFTREHLPPFGQWPELILDRPEFQYPERLNAAVELTDRMVEKGFGDRVALIGNGRRRTYKELSDWSNRLAHALAEHFGVQPGNRVLIRSGNNPAMVAAWLAVTKVGAVAVNTMPLLRARELIKIVDKAEIGLALCDKRMSDELEKSAETSKFLKRIVCFDGTTNHDAELDQVALEKPVKFDAVRTGRDDVALLGFTSGTTGQPKATMHFHRDLLIIADGYAREVLSVTPEDVFVGSPPLAFTFGLGGLAIFPLRFGATATLLENASPANLIDIIETYKATICFTAPTAYHAMMRAMDDGADLSSLRLAVSAGETLPAPIYREWVEKTGTPILDGIGSTEMLHIFITNRIGDAHPGATGRPVTGYSAKVVDDNMNEAARGEIGRLAVKGPTGCRYLSDERQLDYVRDGWNLTGDAFTQDVDGLFHFVARTDDMIISSGYNISGPEVEAALLSHPDVVECAVVGAPDPDRGQIVEAHVVLTQGVEGDEARVKRLQEHVKATIAPYKYPRSIKFVDVLPKTQTGKIQRFRLRSR; encoded by the coding sequence ATGTTGGGGCCGTCAGCGCATATCGACACGTTCACGCGCGAACATCTGCCGCCCTTCGGCCAATGGCCCGAGCTGATCCTCGACCGGCCAGAGTTCCAATATCCGGAGCGTCTCAACGCAGCGGTCGAGCTGACCGACCGGATGGTCGAGAAGGGGTTCGGCGATCGTGTCGCCCTGATCGGCAACGGCCGGCGCAGAACCTATAAAGAGCTGTCGGATTGGAGCAATCGCCTAGCCCATGCGCTGGCCGAGCATTTCGGCGTCCAACCGGGAAACCGGGTGCTGATCCGCTCCGGCAACAACCCGGCAATGGTGGCGGCCTGGCTGGCGGTCACCAAGGTCGGAGCGGTCGCGGTCAACACCATGCCGCTGTTGCGGGCTCGGGAACTGATCAAGATCGTCGACAAGGCCGAGATCGGCCTTGCCTTGTGCGACAAGCGAATGAGCGACGAGCTGGAAAAAAGCGCTGAGACTAGCAAGTTCCTCAAACGCATCGTCTGTTTTGACGGCACCACCAACCATGACGCCGAGCTCGATCAGGTGGCGCTCGAAAAGCCGGTGAAATTCGATGCGGTTCGAACCGGACGCGACGATGTCGCCCTGCTCGGCTTCACCTCGGGTACGACCGGACAGCCCAAGGCGACGATGCACTTTCATCGCGACCTTCTGATCATCGCCGACGGTTATGCCCGTGAAGTCCTGAGCGTGACGCCGGAAGACGTCTTTGTCGGCTCGCCGCCCCTGGCCTTCACCTTCGGCCTTGGCGGGCTCGCCATCTTCCCGCTGCGCTTCGGCGCAACGGCGACTTTGCTCGAAAATGCCTCGCCGGCCAACCTCATTGACATCATCGAGACCTACAAGGCGACCATCTGCTTCACGGCGCCGACCGCCTATCACGCCATGATGCGGGCGATGGACGATGGCGCCGATCTGTCTTCGCTTCGCCTCGCGGTCTCGGCCGGCGAGACGCTGCCCGCGCCGATCTATCGCGAATGGGTCGAGAAGACCGGCACGCCGATCCTCGACGGAATCGGCTCCACGGAGATGTTGCATATTTTCATCACCAACCGGATCGGCGATGCCCACCCTGGCGCGACGGGACGCCCGGTGACCGGCTATTCGGCCAAGGTGGTCGACGACAATATGAACGAGGCGGCGCGCGGCGAGATCGGCAGGCTTGCGGTCAAGGGTCCGACCGGCTGTCGCTACCTTTCCGACGAGCGTCAGCTTGACTATGTCAGGGACGGCTGGAACCTGACCGGCGATGCCTTCACCCAGGATGTGGATGGGCTGTTCCATTTCGTCGCCAGGACCGACGATATGATCATATCGTCCGGCTACAACATCTCCGGGCCGGAGGTGGAAGCGGCCCTTCTCTCCCATCCCGATGTCGTCGAATGCGCCGTTGTCGGCGCGCCCGATCCCGACCGCGGCCAGATCGTCGAGGCGCATGTCGTGTTGACACAAGGAGTCGAGGGCGATGAAGCCCGCGTCAAGCGGCTGCAGGAGCACGTCAAGGCAACCATCGCGCCCTACAAGTATCCGCGCTCGATCAAATTCGTCGATGTGCTTCCGAAAACACAGACCGGAAAGATCCAGCGCTTTCGTCTGAGGAGCAGGTAG
- a CDS encoding bifunctional salicylyl-CoA 5-hydroxylase/oxidoreductase: MRIVCLGGGPAGLYFAISMKLRDASYKITVIERNRADDTFGWGVVLSDDTLDNLAANDAHSAGAIRAHFAYWDDIAVYYRGTRTVSTGHGFCGIGRKQLLILLQRRARELGVELIFETEIGSSSDYAGYDLIVVADGINSKVRAEHARVFKPSIDVRACKFVWLGTHQKFDDAFTFIFVETEHGWVWAHAYQFEADTATFIVECSEETFQKFGFGEMSQRESIKVCERIFNAYLGGHSLMTNARHLRGSAWLNFNRVLCEKWSTENIVLMGDAAATAHFSIGSGTKLAMESAIALAEYLQSEPSLQAAFSRYEEERRLEVLRLQSAARNSLDWFEHIERYLGLDPVQFTYSLLTRSQRISHENLRLRDKAWLEDAERWFLARAGAVSDKPRAPMFAPFRLRGLTLANRIVVSPMDQYMAVDGCPTDWHFVHYGERAKGGAGIVYTEMTCVSPQGRISPGCTGMYASEHEAAWTRIVDFVHRETGAKIAIQLGHSGPKGSTQLGWEEADAPLKQGNWEVMGPSPVPWSNANQVPREMSRADMEIVRDQFVASAQMAVRCGFDLVELHCAHGYLLSAFITPLTNRRTDRYGGTLKNRMRFPLEVFEAVRAVWPEDKPISVRISANDWVGEEGITPVEAVEIARMFGEAGVDIIDVSAGQTSIRAQPVYGRMFQTPFSDRIRNEAKMATMAVGNIYEPDHVNSILMAGRADLCCLARAHLANPYWTLHAATALRDVRTEWPKPYYAGRDQLRRLAERGEALTLHV, translated from the coding sequence ATGCGCATTGTTTGCCTCGGGGGCGGGCCGGCGGGGCTCTATTTCGCGATCAGCATGAAACTGCGCGATGCGAGCTACAAGATCACCGTGATCGAACGCAACAGGGCAGACGACACGTTCGGCTGGGGCGTGGTCCTGTCCGACGACACGCTCGACAATCTCGCCGCCAACGACGCACACAGCGCTGGGGCGATTCGCGCCCATTTCGCCTACTGGGACGATATCGCCGTCTATTACCGGGGCACCAGGACCGTTTCGACCGGCCATGGATTTTGCGGGATTGGCCGCAAGCAACTGCTCATCCTCCTGCAACGGCGGGCCCGCGAACTGGGCGTCGAGCTCATCTTCGAGACCGAAATCGGGTCGAGCAGCGACTATGCGGGTTACGACCTGATCGTCGTGGCCGACGGGATCAACTCGAAAGTCCGCGCCGAGCACGCAAGGGTCTTCAAGCCGAGCATCGATGTGCGGGCCTGCAAATTCGTTTGGCTCGGCACGCATCAGAAATTCGATGACGCCTTCACCTTCATCTTCGTCGAGACCGAACATGGCTGGGTCTGGGCGCACGCCTATCAGTTCGAAGCCGACACCGCGACCTTCATCGTCGAATGCTCCGAGGAGACGTTCCAGAAGTTCGGCTTCGGCGAGATGAGCCAGCGGGAGTCGATCAAGGTCTGCGAGCGGATCTTCAACGCCTATCTGGGCGGCCATTCCCTGATGACCAACGCGCGGCATCTCCGGGGCTCGGCCTGGCTCAATTTCAACCGCGTGCTGTGCGAAAAATGGTCGACCGAGAACATCGTGCTGATGGGGGACGCGGCGGCGACGGCACATTTTTCGATCGGCTCCGGCACCAAGCTGGCCATGGAAAGCGCGATCGCGCTGGCCGAGTATCTGCAGAGCGAACCGTCCCTGCAGGCGGCATTCAGTCGCTATGAGGAAGAGCGGCGTCTGGAAGTGCTGCGGCTGCAGTCGGCGGCGCGCAATTCGCTCGATTGGTTCGAGCATATCGAGCGCTATCTCGGCCTCGACCCCGTCCAGTTCACCTATTCCCTGCTGACCCGCTCACAGCGCATCAGCCACGAGAATCTCAGGCTCAGGGACAAGGCATGGCTTGAAGACGCGGAACGCTGGTTCCTGGCGCGGGCCGGCGCGGTCTCCGACAAGCCGCGTGCGCCCATGTTCGCGCCGTTCCGTCTTCGCGGGCTGACGCTGGCCAACCGGATCGTCGTCTCGCCCATGGACCAATATATGGCCGTCGACGGCTGCCCCACCGATTGGCACTTCGTCCATTACGGCGAGCGCGCCAAGGGCGGCGCCGGCATCGTCTATACTGAGATGACCTGCGTCTCGCCGCAAGGGCGGATTTCGCCCGGATGCACCGGGATGTACGCCTCCGAGCACGAAGCGGCCTGGACGCGGATCGTCGATTTCGTCCATCGCGAAACCGGGGCCAAGATCGCCATCCAGCTCGGCCATTCCGGACCGAAAGGCTCGACCCAGCTTGGCTGGGAAGAGGCTGATGCGCCGCTTAAGCAGGGCAATTGGGAGGTGATGGGGCCGTCGCCGGTTCCCTGGTCGAACGCAAATCAGGTCCCGCGCGAGATGAGCCGCGCCGACATGGAGATCGTCCGGGACCAGTTCGTGGCCTCCGCACAGATGGCCGTGCGCTGCGGATTCGACCTTGTGGAGCTGCATTGCGCCCATGGCTATCTCCTGTCGGCCTTCATCACGCCATTGACCAATCGGCGCACGGACCGATATGGCGGCACGCTCAAGAACCGGATGCGGTTTCCGCTCGAGGTTTTCGAAGCCGTCCGCGCGGTCTGGCCCGAAGACAAGCCGATCTCGGTGCGCATTTCCGCCAATGACTGGGTCGGCGAGGAGGGCATCACACCGGTCGAGGCGGTCGAGATCGCACGCATGTTTGGCGAGGCCGGCGTCGATATCATAGATGTTTCCGCCGGTCAGACCTCGATCAGGGCACAGCCCGTTTACGGGCGGATGTTCCAGACCCCGTTTTCCGACCGGATCCGCAACGAGGCCAAGATGGCAACCATGGCGGTCGGCAACATCTACGAGCCCGATCACGTCAACTCGATCCTCATGGCAGGCCGCGCCGACCTCTGCTGCCTGGCGCGCGCCCATCTCGCCAACCCGTATTGGACGCTTCATGCGGCGACCGCGCTTCGCGACGTCAGGACCGAATGGCCAAAGCCCTATTACGCCGGGCGCGATCAGCTTCGCCGATTGGCGGAACGGGGAGAGGCCCTGACCCTGCACGTGTGA
- a CDS encoding ABC transporter ATP-binding protein produces the protein MANTSSSAASSASAPRGLTEGSDEQIFGAAFDGRVIRRFFAFMWPYRPKLAIALCGVIAFTLTQLSIPLVIRAAIDQALGQGAMDGGLLNLIALGFLAIISINLAAMYVQETIVGKTAERILFDLRRAMYVHLQHLSMSFMDKTQVGRLMSRLQGDVGALQEFLDTMVTAVGDILLLLGIVTVLLWLDWQLGLLTLSVVLTLLIVRMIWLPMAKKAFMWARQTSSVVNGALAENINGVRTVQEMLRERVNFDRFEVKARDNLRSHLRAAKFSQIMIPIVDTLTATAMAIVVVVGGGMVLGGSLDLGVMVAFIFYVQRFFDPIRSLTIQYSVMQKAMASGQRIFEVMDVPVDIRDKPDAFELKAIDGSIVFNNVTFGYLPGQPVLNDISFRVEPGETVAIVGPTGSGKTSITSLIHRFYDVWDGEVLVGGHDVRDITQHSLGKHVGMVLQEPFLFSGTIFENIRYGKEQAVMEDVIEAAKAVGAHGFIGDLPRGYDTVLAQRGGNLSLGQRQLISFARALVADTSILVLDEATASIDSYTERQIQLALKRLLKGRTGIVIAHRLATIRGADRIIVLNQGRIVETGTHRQLLRKRGLYHRLYSMNYASFDDIPDGCICEPADGSPST, from the coding sequence ATGGCCAATACCTCTTCATCCGCTGCAAGTTCCGCGAGTGCTCCACGCGGTCTGACCGAAGGCAGTGACGAGCAGATTTTCGGCGCCGCGTTCGATGGCCGGGTCATCCGCCGTTTCTTCGCTTTCATGTGGCCGTACAGGCCCAAGCTTGCCATCGCGCTTTGCGGCGTCATAGCCTTCACCCTGACCCAACTCTCGATCCCGCTTGTCATCCGCGCGGCCATCGACCAGGCGCTGGGCCAGGGCGCCATGGATGGCGGGCTTCTCAACCTTATCGCGCTCGGCTTCCTTGCGATCATTTCGATCAACCTTGCCGCCATGTACGTGCAGGAGACCATCGTCGGCAAGACGGCGGAGCGCATCCTGTTCGACCTGCGCCGGGCCATGTACGTGCACCTTCAGCATCTGTCGATGTCGTTTATGGACAAAACCCAGGTGGGGCGGCTCATGTCCCGCCTACAGGGCGACGTCGGCGCACTGCAGGAATTCCTCGACACGATGGTGACGGCGGTCGGCGACATCCTGCTGCTGTTGGGCATCGTCACCGTCTTGCTGTGGCTCGACTGGCAGCTGGGGCTCTTGACCCTTTCGGTGGTGCTGACGTTGCTGATCGTGCGCATGATCTGGCTGCCCATGGCCAAGAAGGCGTTCATGTGGGCGCGTCAGACCAGCTCTGTCGTCAACGGGGCGTTGGCCGAGAACATCAACGGCGTTCGCACGGTGCAGGAAATGCTGCGCGAGCGCGTCAACTTCGACCGTTTCGAAGTCAAGGCACGGGACAATTTAAGGTCCCACCTGCGGGCGGCGAAATTCTCGCAGATCATGATTCCCATCGTCGACACGCTCACCGCCACCGCCATGGCCATCGTCGTTGTCGTTGGCGGCGGAATGGTGCTCGGCGGCTCGCTCGATCTCGGCGTCATGGTTGCCTTCATCTTTTACGTGCAGCGGTTCTTTGACCCGATTCGCTCGCTGACGATCCAGTACTCCGTCATGCAGAAGGCCATGGCATCGGGCCAGCGCATATTCGAAGTGATGGACGTGCCGGTCGACATCCGCGACAAGCCGGATGCCTTCGAGCTCAAGGCGATCGACGGCTCCATCGTGTTCAATAATGTTACGTTCGGCTATCTTCCGGGCCAGCCGGTGCTCAACGACATCAGCTTCCGGGTGGAACCGGGCGAGACTGTCGCCATTGTCGGGCCGACCGGATCCGGCAAGACCAGCATCACCTCGCTGATCCATCGCTTCTACGACGTCTGGGACGGCGAGGTCCTGGTAGGCGGCCACGATGTCCGTGACATCACCCAGCATTCGCTGGGCAAGCATGTCGGCATGGTTCTGCAGGAGCCCTTCCTGTTCTCCGGCACGATCTTCGAGAACATCCGTTACGGCAAGGAGCAGGCCGTTATGGAGGACGTGATCGAGGCGGCCAAGGCCGTCGGCGCGCACGGCTTCATCGGGGACCTGCCCAGGGGCTACGACACCGTGCTGGCGCAGCGCGGCGGCAATCTCTCGCTAGGCCAGCGCCAGCTCATCAGCTTCGCCCGCGCCCTCGTCGCCGATACGAGTATCCTGGTGCTCGACGAGGCCACGGCCAGCATCGACTCTTATACGGAACGCCAGATTCAGCTTGCCCTCAAGCGCTTGCTGAAGGGGCGCACCGGCATCGTCATCGCCCACCGGCTCGCCACCATCCGCGGCGCGGACCGGATCATCGTCCTGAACCAGGGGCGCATCGTCGAGACCGGCACGCATCGCCAGCTGTTGCGGAAGCGTGGGCTCTATCACCGGCTCTACTCGATGAACTACGCCTCGTTCGATGACATTCCGGATGGTTGCATCTGCGAGCCCGCCGACGGCTCACCCTCGACTTAG
- a CDS encoding MarR family transcriptional regulator: MKRKSHGGSRPLSKQRLRLWIRLLRTTRYLEAEVRERLRCEFGTTLPRFDVLAGLYRSEGGLTMTHLSRALMVSNGNVTGIVERLVLDGLIVRVPIENDRRATRVSLTERGRKKFAEMAAAHEDWINELLGSLGRDDADELLDLVGQVAPHQGWH; the protein is encoded by the coding sequence ATGAAGCGAAAATCCCATGGCGGCTCCCGCCCGCTCAGCAAGCAGCGCCTGCGGCTATGGATACGGTTGCTGCGAACGACGCGCTATCTGGAAGCCGAAGTCCGCGAGCGCCTGAGGTGCGAGTTTGGTACCACCCTGCCCCGTTTCGATGTGCTGGCCGGGCTCTATCGCTCTGAAGGCGGGTTGACCATGACGCACCTTTCGCGCGCGTTGATGGTCTCGAACGGCAATGTGACGGGGATCGTCGAGCGGCTGGTCTTGGACGGCCTGATCGTTCGCGTGCCGATCGAAAATGACCGCCGCGCCACCCGCGTCTCTCTGACCGAGAGGGGACGAAAGAAATTCGCCGAAATGGCCGCCGCCCATGAGGACTGGATCAACGAACTGCTTGGCTCCCTTGGACGAGATGATGCCGACGAATTGCTTGATCTGGTTGGCCAGGTCGCGCCCCATCAGGGATGGCATTGA